In Quercus robur chromosome 11, dhQueRobu3.1, whole genome shotgun sequence, the following proteins share a genomic window:
- the LOC126706317 gene encoding mediator of RNA polymerase II transcription subunit 7a yields the protein MATATYPPPPPYYRLYKDYLQNPKSAPEPPPPIEGTYVCFGSNYTTDDVLPTLEEQGVRQLYPKGPNIDFKKELRSLNRELQLHILELADVLVERPSQYARRVEEISLIFKNLHHLLNSLRPHQARATLIHILELQIQRRKQAVEDIKRRREEARKLLKESIATLDGN from the exons ATGGCAACAGCTACGTACCCGCCACCACCACCGTATTACAGACTATACAAAGATTACTTACAAAATCCAAAGTCAGCTCCTGAGCCTCCCCCTCCTATTGAAGGGACTTATGTTTGTTTTGGAAGCAACTATACT ACCGATGATGTGCTTCCAACCTTGGAAGAACAAGGAGTGCGCCAGCTATACCCAAAGGGACCAAATATCG ATTTTAAGAAGGAACTGAGGTCCCTTAATAGAGAGTTGCAGCTGCATATTTTGGAGCTCGCTGATGTTCTTGTTGAGAGACCATCGCAGTATGCAAGGAGAGTGGAGGAAATATCCCTAATATTTAAAAACTTACACCACCTTCTCAATTCATTGCGTCCCCATCAG GCTCGAGCAACGTTAATTCACATTCTAGAACTCCAAATACAACGCCGTAAACAAGCTGTGGAGGATATAAAGAG GAGAAGAGAAGAAGCTCGGAAACTTCTCAAGGAGTCAATTGCAACCTTGGACGGAAACTAG